Proteins encoded together in one Bradyrhizobium sp. CB82 window:
- a CDS encoding aldo/keto reductase, whose translation MQYRQLGRSGLKVSPICLGTMMFGGPTSEAESAKIIVKAREAGINFIDTADAYSKGGSEEVVGRAMADNRHAWVLATKLANPMGDDPNRGGLSRRWVLQAADESLRRLGTDFIDIYYLHKEDHTTPLEETVRAIGDLIRSGKVRYFGVSNYRAWRLAEICNICDRLGIDRPVVSQPYYNAMNRMPEVEHFPACGYYGLGVVPYSPLARGVLTGKYSPDAPPDKETRAGRNDTRMMQTEWRPESLKLAQEIKQHAEKKGISAGQFAVAWVLNSAFVTSVIAGPRTEKQWDDYIRALDYRFTAEDEALIDRLVTSGHPSTPGYNDPAYPIEGRRARTV comes from the coding sequence ATGCAATACCGCCAGCTCGGCCGCAGTGGCCTGAAGGTTTCGCCGATCTGCCTGGGGACCATGATGTTCGGCGGCCCCACCAGTGAAGCGGAATCCGCAAAGATCATCGTGAAAGCGCGCGAGGCGGGCATCAACTTCATCGACACCGCGGACGCGTATTCCAAGGGCGGCTCAGAGGAGGTGGTCGGCCGCGCAATGGCCGACAACCGTCACGCCTGGGTGCTCGCCACAAAGCTCGCCAATCCCATGGGCGATGATCCCAATCGCGGCGGGCTGTCGCGGCGCTGGGTGTTGCAGGCGGCCGATGAAAGCTTGAGGCGCCTCGGCACCGATTTCATCGATATCTACTATCTGCACAAGGAAGACCACACGACGCCGCTCGAAGAAACGGTGCGCGCCATCGGCGACCTGATCCGATCAGGCAAGGTGCGCTATTTCGGGGTCTCGAACTATCGCGCCTGGCGTCTCGCCGAGATCTGCAACATCTGCGACCGGCTCGGCATCGACCGGCCCGTGGTGAGCCAGCCCTATTACAACGCGATGAACCGCATGCCGGAGGTCGAGCATTTCCCGGCCTGCGGCTATTACGGCCTCGGCGTCGTGCCCTATAGCCCGCTGGCGCGCGGCGTGCTCACCGGCAAGTACAGCCCCGACGCTCCGCCCGACAAGGAGACGCGCGCTGGCCGCAACGACACCCGCATGATGCAGACCGAATGGCGCCCCGAATCGCTCAAGCTCGCGCAGGAGATCAAGCAACACGCGGAGAAGAAAGGCATCTCCGCCGGCCAGTTCGCAGTCGCCTGGGTGCTCAACTCGGCCTTCGTCACCTCGGTGATCGCCGGCCCGCGCACCGAGAAACAATGGGACGACTACATCCGCGCGCTCGATTATCGCTTCACCGCAGAGGACGAAGCGCTGATCGATCGCCTGGTCACCTCGGGGCATCCCTCGACGCCGGGCTATAATGACCCGGCCTATCCGATCGAAGGAAGGCGTGCGCGGACGGTGTGA
- a CDS encoding CoA pyrophosphatase encodes MMRPFDDATRWNIAGACAAFARLPHSDAPSALKRAAVAITLTAEGERDTSLLLTLRASHLRAHRGQWALPGGRCDAGETPVAAALRELDEELGLKLAADAVLGLLDDYPTRSGYLITPVVIWAADGETIVPNPEEVASVHRIALDAIEREDAFDFVAIPESARRVIRFHHEGNLIHAPTAALIYQFREVLAGRATRVAELEQPVFAWK; translated from the coding sequence ATGATGAGACCGTTCGACGATGCCACGCGGTGGAATATCGCCGGCGCCTGCGCGGCGTTTGCGCGCCTGCCCCACAGTGACGCACCGTCGGCGCTGAAGCGCGCTGCAGTCGCCATTACACTGACGGCGGAAGGCGAGCGCGACACGTCGTTGCTGCTCACCTTGCGTGCGTCACACCTGCGCGCCCATCGCGGGCAATGGGCCTTGCCCGGCGGCCGCTGCGATGCCGGCGAAACGCCGGTCGCGGCGGCGCTGCGCGAGCTCGACGAGGAACTCGGACTGAAGCTCGCCGCAGACGCGGTGCTTGGCCTCCTGGACGATTATCCGACCCGCTCCGGCTATCTGATCACGCCCGTCGTGATTTGGGCCGCCGACGGCGAGACAATCGTGCCGAACCCGGAGGAGGTCGCCTCCGTGCATCGCATCGCGCTTGACGCGATCGAGCGCGAGGACGCCTTCGACTTCGTCGCCATCCCCGAAAGCGCGCGGCGCGTGATCCGCTTCCACCACGAAGGCAACCTGATCCACGCCCCGACCGCGGCCCTGATCTACCAGTTCCGTGAGGTGCTGGCAGGCCGCGCGACCCGCGTCGCCGAGTTGGAACAGCCCGTGTTCGCCTGGAAATGA
- a CDS encoding PaaI family thioesterase — MIDKAAARLKHDGWTIVETTGFMHLIGPLWERQVDGQYEYALITQDKHHNRRGMVQGGVTMTFADRTCGMTARYVTGKQYMATVQLDTHFVEAGKIGDILISRPRLVRSTRSLIFMSTEVTVDDRCIVMANGVFKILKGPQ, encoded by the coding sequence ATGATCGACAAGGCCGCCGCAAGACTCAAGCACGACGGCTGGACCATTGTCGAAACCACCGGCTTCATGCACCTGATCGGTCCCCTGTGGGAGCGCCAGGTCGACGGCCAATATGAGTACGCGCTGATCACGCAGGACAAACATCACAACCGCCGCGGCATGGTGCAGGGCGGCGTGACGATGACCTTCGCCGACCGCACTTGCGGCATGACCGCGCGCTACGTCACCGGCAAGCAGTACATGGCCACGGTGCAGCTCGATACCCATTTCGTCGAGGCCGGGAAGATCGGCGACATCCTGATCTCGCGCCCACGCCTGGTGCGCTCGACCCGCAGCCTCATCTTCATGAGCACCGAAGTCACCGTCGACGACCGCTGCATCGTGATGGCGAATGGTGTGTTCAAGATCTTGAAGGGGCCGCAGTAG